Proteins encoded by one window of Planktothrix tepida PCC 9214:
- a CDS encoding TldD/PmbA family protein, translating into MTLATNSILISTDEALSLLETVLHNSEAEDVTVTLNNTEESLTRFSENQISQNLTTTQFNLSITSYFGKRCATSSTNELNPDTIIPTIRRSEELARVAPEDPEWVPLLEPQTYDHRIPAFDPETAHLSPLRRGEMVQKVCQLSAKSNVEASGTLSSEAVLYAVANSRGVRACNRLTVADFSVTARIETGSAWTQRTACSVNQLPTEQLTETIINRAILSRNPREVSPGIYPVIFDGAAFTDLLEWVIWNLDARAADEGRSFMSRTNSEGKPIGNRIGEQLFSPLIQVQRNPAYLLLQSSTFFQDGMRKDELDIIKDGIPQTLSYSRYWAKKQGKMFHGGLFPIVMSGSNQSLEDLISQTEQGILVSRAWYVRYVNPRTLEVTGMTRDGTFWIEQGKIAYPIKNMRFNQCLPELLNQVEALSSVERYGNTVVPGVKVKAFNFSSITDSV; encoded by the coding sequence TCTAGCAACAAATTCTATTCTAATTTCCACCGATGAAGCACTATCATTATTAGAAACGGTTCTGCACAATTCCGAAGCGGAAGATGTCACCGTCACCCTCAACAATACGGAAGAATCCTTAACTCGGTTTTCTGAAAATCAAATTAGTCAGAATCTGACCACTACCCAATTTAATCTTTCCATTACCAGCTATTTTGGTAAACGGTGTGCTACCTCCTCCACAAATGAACTGAATCCTGATACCATCATCCCTACCATTCGCCGTTCAGAAGAACTCGCCCGCGTCGCCCCTGAAGACCCCGAATGGGTTCCTCTGCTGGAACCTCAAACCTATGATCATCGAATTCCTGCCTTTGATCCCGAAACGGCTCACTTATCTCCTTTACGCAGAGGAGAAATGGTACAGAAGGTATGCCAATTGAGTGCTAAATCTAACGTAGAAGCATCGGGAACCCTCAGCAGTGAAGCGGTGTTATATGCTGTGGCCAACTCACGCGGGGTAAGGGCGTGTAACCGCTTAACCGTCGCCGACTTTAGTGTCACCGCACGCATAGAGACGGGTTCTGCTTGGACACAACGAACGGCTTGTAGTGTGAATCAATTACCCACTGAACAGTTAACTGAAACCATCATTAATCGAGCCATATTATCCAGAAATCCACGAGAAGTTAGCCCTGGAATTTATCCTGTGATCTTCGATGGAGCAGCCTTTACTGACTTATTAGAATGGGTCATTTGGAATTTAGATGCACGGGCTGCTGATGAAGGACGATCTTTTATGTCTCGAACAAATTCAGAAGGAAAACCCATCGGAAATCGCATTGGAGAACAACTTTTTAGTCCCTTGATTCAGGTACAACGAAATCCAGCCTATCTGCTATTACAAAGTTCGACATTTTTTCAAGATGGTATGAGAAAAGATGAGTTAGATATTATCAAAGATGGGATTCCTCAAACCTTATCCTATAGTCGGTATTGGGCAAAAAAACAAGGAAAAATGTTCCATGGTGGTTTGTTTCCGATTGTGATGTCAGGGTCAAACCAAAGTTTAGAAGATTTAATTTCTCAAACAGAACAAGGAATTTTAGTCAGTCGTGCTTGGTATGTTCGCTATGTCAATCCCCGCACCTTAGAAGTAACAGGAATGACGCGAGATGGTACGTTTTGGATTGAACAAGGAAAAATTGCTTATCCGATTAAAAATATGCGCTTTAATCAATGTTTACCCGAACTTTTAAACCAGGTTGAAGCCTTG